The following DNA comes from Xiphias gladius isolate SHS-SW01 ecotype Sanya breed wild chromosome 10, ASM1685928v1, whole genome shotgun sequence.
AACAGCTTGATAAGTTGGGAGGCTCCTGGAGCATTGCCAATTATCTCCTTGAGAGGGCTGCAGTTTCATAAACTGATGATGACATGTTGTTAGAGCCATTTGAAGACCTGAAACCTGAGATGCAAATATCAGATGTTCTGTGTGACGGGCAaacagagtaaatgtactttttgcTAAAGCACCATAGGTTCAACATTATTTGCCGGAAGTGGCTCCTGAACTTCACCCCGATGAAGGCATAGAGGATGGGATTTAGACAGCAGTGGAGGTAGGCTACGCCTCTGGAAATGGCCAAAACTTGGAGTTTTATCTTTTCTGCCTCACAACTCCTCTCCTTAAAAAGAGACGTGGTGTGATTCAGCAGAGCCACATTGTAGGGAAGGTGGCACACAATGAAAACCACAACAACTGCCAAAACCAAACGGATAGCCTTGTGCCTCTGGTTGTTCTGTGCTCTCACTAATGTGTACATGATGCAGGAGTAGCAGAACACCATCACCACCAGAGGCAGCAGAAAGCCAATGGCCATTTGAAGGCTGGGAACCAGCACCTTTATTAGCTTTGCTGTTTCATTCTTGCTGAAAGAAAGCTGACACATCACAGTCACAGCCTCAGCTCCCAGATTCTGTTCTTCAAAACGTTCAGTGTAGATGAGTGTGGGCAGACTTAAAGCCACTGCAAACATCCAAACAGCAGAGCAGATAAGGGGGCTGTAGATCAGAGTGCGCAAGCGAACCCCAAAGGATCTTCTTGCCTGAACTATAGCAATGTAACGATCACCACTAATGCATGCAAGCAGGAGCATGCCACTGTAGAGGTTGATACTGTAAGCTGACATTAGAATCTTGCAAGCAACAGGACCCATTAACCAATTATGCTTCTCGTTGTATATGATAAATGGAAGGGACACCACAAAGATCAGATCTGCCACAGCTGCATTGAAGAGATAGACATCTGTCATTGTCTTCCTTCTCTTGTAGAATATGTAGGTGACGATTACAAGTGCGTTGCCTATCAGGCCAAAGGCACAGATGACGGAGTGGATGTAAGTTTGAGTGATGACCTCCATCGCGCTAGGGTCGAGGTTACAGAGTTCTTCCTGTAAGTTATCTAATGTTGTATTGTAATCATAGTCTGA
Coding sequences within:
- the ccr6b gene encoding C-C chemokine receptor type 6; protein product: MESVTSDYDYNTTLDNLQEELCNLDPSAMEVITQTYIHSVICAFGLIGNALVIVTYIFYKRRKTMTDVYLFNAAVADLIFVVSLPFIIYNEKHNWLMGPVACKILMSAYSINLYSGMLLLACISGDRYIAIVQARRSFGVRLRTLIYSPLICSAVWMFAVALSLPTLIYTERFEEQNLGAEAVTVMCQLSFSKNETAKLIKVLVPSLQMAIGFLLPLVVMVFCYSCIMYTLVRAQNNQRHKAIRLVLAVVVVFIVCHLPYNVALLNHTTSLFKERSCEAEKIKLQVLAISRGVAYLHCCLNPILYAFIGVKFRSHFRQIMLNLWCFSKKYIYSVCPSHRTSDICISGFRSSNGSNNMSSSVYETAALSRR